TAGATAACTTAGCATATCTTATGACATGTCACTTATCATAGGCGATGCATGTAGCATTTATGCCACACCAAATGtcgaaaataatataaaaaattacttaaatttatttttttgaaaaaaaaaagagaaaaaaaccataaaagcccaaaataaacaaaataaaaatcaggaTCTTGGCCTCTcttattttggccaaggggtggctcgagccaccccaaaAGCTAATGGCAAATAAAAAATGGAGCGGTGgactttgggggtggccgaactacccctaGGCAAAACAGGGGTAGTTTGGCCATCATATATCGGCTGAtctgagggtggttcggccaccccttggTTGGCCATAAGGAGTGGCATGAGCCACCCTTGGCCAAAATGTGGTTAGTCAGTCACTCACAATTTTTtaatccaattttatttttttggttttgaagttttgaagtttaggtaattttttattattttcgacatctgatgtgacataaataCCACATGTATAACACATTATAGGATATGCTAAATTGACTCCCATATGTGGCACACATGATAGGTGTCACGATTTTAAGTAAGGTGACATGGatctccataaaaaaaattggaccaAAGTACTAAGTGGATATTTCGATTAACGATAAGTACCACTtgtgatactttttgaaatcgagGCAGCCGATAATGCCCCTTATTGCAGGTATGAAAAAggcatttaaccctaaataatattacatatgtttttatttgtaGAGAGACTATGAGTAGTGAGCAAGTAAACCGTAGATTGAGTAAGGTAGGGAATAAACCTAATAATTAAGGAAAccaaaggaaaattttattttattttgtcgaAGAAGCTGTCGGAAAAATGGTTGGAATAGTTGCAAGAAGTGCCCAGAGGGTTGCTGGAAAGTTGGTCGCTGGTTGACAGAGATGTTGCTGGAAAAATGTTTGGTGATGTTGACCGGAATAGTTGCCGGAGGTATGTCGGAGTAAGTCATAGAGGGGACACATGAAGAGGTCGCCGGAGGGATGCCAAAGGTGGTGGCCTGAGCAGCGGCGGAGACGATGACTTTTGATGACCAGAGGAGCAAATTAAAGGAAGTAGGTCGTCAGAGGGACATCGGAAGAAGTGGCCTGGAGAGAGGCCGCAGTGATGGCCATTGATGGCCGGAGGAGCACACCAGAAGGACGCCTGAGGAGAGGCCGTGGAGACACGTGGAGGCAATGCTTGAGGATGGTGGCGACAACAATTGATGCTGGAAGAGTACGGTAGAGAGATGCTAGAATGGGCTGAGGcgacagtttttttttaaaaaaaaaaaattcaaaattggaCAACAATGAAAATGTTGGGAGATGGACAGCAAAAAATGCTAAGTAGCATTTCgcaataataaaatatcagcTTTGACACAATTGTCATTGcacaattaaattaaaagtaaactaaaaaaaaattaaaataaaaagactttAGTGTCGACACCACTCATCGGTTTAAGGTTTGAATCCCTTTGGGTGTAAACAATTTCTTGGAACAGGCGAAGTCAGAGTATTACCCAGTCAGTCTGGAGGGAGCGCTTTGCACGGGTTCGAAGTTTACTTAACAGGAGTGAGTACACAAAGTGACTCTGCGTTGGAGGGGTttctcgtaaaaaaaaaaaaaagaaagaaaagaaaagtggtttttaaaatcaccatgggATGGAAATCCAATAGTGATTCATCTTAAAACTAATGATGAATTTAAGAGTCATGTTAGTTTGAGAAGATAAAAAGATGGTTTCTATCATTACTCATATTTATAAGGACATGGCACAAGCTAGGTCCTTTGTGTCCTCCAATAAGAGATAGACACATCAGCTTAATGCACCAAAAAGTATTTAGTTGAAGGGGTTTGATTCCTACACTTAACCggtacaacaattgcacaacactccctcacatgagggtgggctccaCACATTGGGCCCCACCCCATGTAAGGGGGtgttgtgtaattattgtggtggtgttgtaaatccatcattttccTTAGTTGAAAACACTAAATCTTACCCTATTACATAACTAGCTACATGAATCGACAAAATTTCTCATTCCCCTTCTAGATAATTGAACCCAAGGCTCCCTCTCCTCAGCCATATGCCACTATCAATTGACCAACCATAACTCCGCCACTCCCCCTCCCTCTCCTGATCAGCCAAACGCCACTACCAATCAGCCATCCATAACTCCGCCACTCCCCCGCTCAAAAACTCCATCGCCACCTTCCCCATTCCCTCTCATCACAGGGACACTTCTTTCTAttagttttgttttcatttttttcttatatactgACCCGGCGGTAGCTAGAGAGACAGTTTTTTCTTATATACGGTCCAAATATTTGGTCTTGTTTTCAATGATGTAGACACAAGTCATAGGCCATGTTTTGTCAAAGCAATCCTCAAGCCCCAAGCTCTTAAACTCATCAAACCAAACCCCGTAGTTATTAGGCTACGTATCTAGAAAACGaccactactaaaaaaaagacatttatggacggtttttttctagacggtttctaaaaccgtctagaaaataaaatttgcagacggtttttttgaaaccgtctagaaaaaattaattatggacggtttaattaaaccgtctataaaattcgagacggtttagttaaaaccgtctaaaaattttcatttccagacggttttataaaaaccgtctataaatttatagacggttttttttaaaaccgtcgttaaattttatttccagacggtttagttaaaaccgtctggaatttatagacggtttagttaaaaccgtctggaatttatagacggtttttaccaaaccgtctggaatttttttcccccacgccatgtcatcaatccgTGTAATACACCTCTTATTTCACCACGTCCGTCAGATTCATttcccaaacaaaatcaaaaccatcgatctctctctctctcccttgctctctctgatctctcagtcttcttcttccccagaaaactctcttctccccaaatctctcttctctctctcgtctctctgatCCTTCTCACTAGGTGGCGATCTCGCCCGACCCAGATACGCGTCCACGGTCTTGGCGACTCTCTGCATCGTAGTGGAGCAGTGCTCTCCGAAATCGCCGGCGACCTCGTTGTCCATGGTATCGATGTTCTCGTCATCCTCGTTGACGGGGATGGACGTGACGTAGGCGTCGCGGTCGTTGCCGCCGTATAGGTCGGTGTCGAAGGTGACGGAGGTCAACCCAAAGCCAGTTGCTGCTCCATACGCCTCCGCTCTTCCTGGGTCTTCGCGATCTCCGGGTCCATGGCGAAATGGTCGAACGATTTGGGGTttccggccagatccggccgaaaccggctttgggttgttttgggttGGTATagtttttggttgatttgtgaAAGGGGGGTGTTTAGCCGTGGCTGTGGTTGTTGGGTTGTGCAATGAGGGAGCAGATCCGGCCGAAACGgctttgggttgttttgtgggtatattttttggttgattctCCGGTGGATTTTCCGGTAGAACGCGCGTAGAAGCTTAAGAGACCactggaaaaaataaaaaaataacaaataatttttttttttttttttttttttttataaaaaaataacaaattgtggacggttttgggcaaaaccgtccataatttttctggacggttttgcccaaaccgtctagaactgattctggacggtttcgccaaaaccgtctagaattacggacggttttgtccaaaccgtctagaaattcaATTAGCGACGATATAtcctagacggtttaaaaccgtctgaaaaaaaccgtctggaattgattccagacggtttttttgcatttctggacggtttaaaaccgtccagaatttgctttttttttttgtagtggacgAAGGGTCAACACAACAACGtacatatatataccttaattCCATAGCGAGACAGTTGTTGCGGAAGTCGAAGGCCGACCAGGCCAATGCCAACGGTGATGACATCAAACTGGGTTGAACTATATATGGAAGATCAAAATTCAAGCTTTCAAGATTTGGTGTTGTAATCTTAGTTTCTTTTGGTGCTCCACCTTCATCTGTCTATTTCTTATTGGAGGGCATAAAAGACCTATTTATGACGTACATATCCCTATAGAAGTTATTCTCGTTAGTTTATGGTGTTTATGGTTTTGCCATGAGATGAATTTTTTAAGTTCTTTACACCTTAAGATTTGCTCAAAGAGAGCCGCTGAGAGATTGggcatgttaaatcatcacttgacccaaaagtttaagtttaattacttaatcaatactttaacattttttcTCACGTGTAGGTTCAAACtaccttttaataggtgatcAAGGCCCAACATGTGGTATATAATTGAAAATGGAAGGGGCTAGGTGGTCAATCAGTTTATAATTGTAAGGGAAAGCCTTACCTTATGAGTTAGCTTTTGGAGTTGAAAGAGGCCAAAATCCACTCAACattagtatcagagccaaaagTCCTAAGTTCGAACCTTAAATCCgtcatttacctctcatttcatttaaatatttcacgtgttgggtctcacctattaaaagggagtttgagcccacacgtgagggagggtgttaaagtattaattaaatgattaaatttaccactTTCTATCAGAgcaaaaaaaacttatttcGGAGCAAATTAAATCTTAGCAAAGTCTCAATTCAAAGCCTCAGCACAAAATTATATGTgcgggttttatttttttaaaaaaaaaaaaaaaaaatcgtatgaTGTTTTTCttaagatattatatatatatttttgtttttgcacGCATATATGAGAGATGAAAAAATGGGATCGTGCAaatcaaccatatatatatagagaggtAGGAACACATTTTCCTTGGTTTAAATCTAATTTGTAATATGCGTTGAGATGTAATTTTGTGTGTTATGTATTAGATTTCTGTCAACTTAATGGCTAAATGTGCATGTGTCACGTATAAACTGCAGTACCAACAAGCTCATCGAACAgaactttttaaatttgtcatcattattaatattattataacaaGAATAGTAATGAGGAAGATCGAACATAAATTTAGAtgcattggttttttttttttttttttcacaccaCACTTGAAGTTCATGGATGAACAGATACATGCATGTCCCAAACCCTCTACAATTTCATCAAatctaggaagaaaaaaaatacaaacaaaggcAAAAATACAAGTCGAACAGAAAACACGTACGAAATCGATCATTTATCATTTGCATGTTCTTTGTAGTACTATCACCACTTAAGactaaattttctttaatttgctcATGCCTTGGCGCTGTTCTCATTTGAGTCCTCCACCGGATTCTGAGGCCTGTACTTGTACCTCTTAGCTACAAACAAGTAGATAAAGAAGTTGATCAAGCTCAGTGTAGAAAGCAGCCAGTAGAAGAGGTTTAAATGGTTCCTGTTTATGTTGTTTCCTGCTAACCAACCTCCACTTCTTGTAACATTCTTCGTTGCAACATTCACTATTTTCACCAGTATGGTGCTGAAAAAATACCCTAGAGCCATGGAGCTCCAGAGGAAGCAACTTGAGATGGATTTAAGGCCCTTTGGTGCCTCTGAATAGAAAAATTCTAGCAGCCCGACGTATGTAAACAAGTCAGCAATTCCAAATATGAAGTACTGAAAGGATAGCCAGAATGTGCTGATGGGCAATGGCTGTGCAACTGGGATTGCATCAAGCTTGTTATGGTCTCTTGCTACACCTTTTCTCTTCACTTCAAGTATTGCAGCCACGGCCATGGAGATGGATGACAGAATTAGACCGACTCCGACACGCTGCAAGTGGGTGATCCCCGTGGGGATGCCGGTGATTTTTCGCGCAAAGGGAACGAAAATCTGGTCGTAGAAAGGGATTATGATGATCATGAATACGATTGGGATGATAGGGAGGGAGGCAGGTGGGATGTGAAAAGATTTCGTGATTCTTGTGTTCATGGTGAGACCTTGTTGGATTGAGAAGGTTTGGAGCTGAGCCAGGCAAAGGGTCATGATTATAGTGCAACAAAAAATTGGGACCATGCCTAGTAGTATCTTGGCATTTTCCACTTGAGTAACCCTACAAAGTTTCCATGGATTTGCAGCCTCTGGTCTACCATACTGCCCGGTAGACGTTTGTTGGATGGCTGCTTTGTCTAAAAACCTGCATTGGATCATAGCATGAATGTTAATGCAAATGAGTAAATGTATATATAAGAGCATGTAAGAACGACAATTCATGTTCGCTTGTCGAGTTCGGGTTGTGTCGAGacataggtataagactataaATCAACCCTAAcctaaccatttaattaaacagattagaCCCCTAAATCCTAACCGCTAATTTCGTACTGGGTTCGTATCAAGATTTgtgggtcatgtcaaaaattgctagCACTTATGTTCACATGCTGGGTTCGAGTTATGTCGAGGTAtagatataaaactatataCGTTAAATCTCTCAACactaacccgctaatttcatgttgagttcGTGGGTTGTATAAAAACTTGGAGCATGCATCAAATGCATGATATATCGTCCAAATTTTAGGCATTTGTCAATTTTGGTGCAAGTTAAAGATTGTGATAGAACCTGGAAACGTCTCTGTGGGGCAAAAATTCTGCTTTTACAGCAGCTTCCTTGTCCTTATCAATCTCATAGAGCTCTGTATGGTCCTGAGGAAGTTGAAGATTTCTGTTGCGAATGGCTGCAACAAACACCTGAAAAAAGGAGCAGAAGGTAAATAAACCTTGATCCATACGCATTTGAATCCTTGTGTTAGGATTAGACCAGTACATACATATCCATAGAGGAAGGAAGATATTGATTAATCACAATAAAAGGTGGTTGATCTTGTCTTTAGGAACAACTAACAGAAGGGTCTAAGATTTGCTTAACAAACCTGTATTATACTGATGATGGCGCTAGTTCCTTGAATAATTTGTATTCTGTACATTGGTAGTCCCGCGGCAAAGATAATCACAGCCAATAATATGGCGATGGCAGAGATCAAAAAGCCCCAGTCCCATCCTCTATTATCTTGGATCCAAACAATTAGCGTTAAGCTGACAGCACCGCCAACACACACTGCTAGTAAAAGGCAGTTGAAGAAGCTGGACATCTGCCTTGCTTCTTTTGGgtctttttcatcaaattgatcAGCGCCATGTGATGGCAATGCAGCTTTGATTCCTGCAGAACCAACCGCCAGCAAATATAGAGCAACATAGAGGACTGCAGCATTGCCACCACCAATTTTCTCACATCTAGAAGCTTTATCAAAGATGATGCAAGGTGGGGGCTTTAGCCTGGGATAGTGAGCTTGTATTGTCAACACTGCAAATCCCTGGATAAACAGaacaatataaatattcagCACATTGAGTTAATTAGCTCATCATAAAATCAAAGGTTCTCCATATTGGACTGTCAACCAAATGAAAACTCTTGGTTCATCATTGTTATTGTTACTATATTACTCACGAAGATGATCTGTTAAATAACATTTATACCAAAAGCTTAACTTGATAGGAATGTATGAATTTAATCCCCATCatgtttaattgaaatgggagttGAATGACAGAGAGCGAGTTCGAACTCAAGACTTCTGATACcatggtaaatttaattatttaat
This DNA window, taken from Alnus glutinosa chromosome 5, dhAlnGlut1.1, whole genome shotgun sequence, encodes the following:
- the LOC133869726 gene encoding protein NRT1/ PTR FAMILY 4.5-like, encoding MEKPELVEGKVDWKGRAAVKYKHGGARTALLILTTFGFESMATLALAVNLVTYFNGVMHLELADAANQLTNFMGTSYILSILAAVLADTYIGRFKTVLIAGCFEFVGFAVLTIQAHYPRLKPPPCIIFDKASRCEKIGGGNAAVLYVALYLLAVGSAGIKAALPSHGADQFDEKDPKEARQMSSFFNCLLLAVCVGGAVSLTLIVWIQDNRGWDWGFLISAIAILLAVIIFAAGLPMYRIQIIQGTSAIISIIQVFVAAIRNRNLQLPQDHTELYEIDKDKEAAVKAEFLPHRDVSRFLDKAAIQQTSTGQYGRPEAANPWKLCRVTQVENAKILLGMVPIFCCTIIMTLCLAQLQTFSIQQGLTMNTRITKSFHIPPASLPIIPIVFMIIIIPFYDQIFVPFARKITGIPTGITHLQRVGVGLILSSISMAVAAILEVKRKGVARDHNKLDAIPVAQPLPISTFWLSFQYFIFGIADLFTYVGLLEFFYSEAPKGLKSISSCFLWSSMALGYFFSTILVKIVNVATKNVTRSGGWLAGNNINRNHLNLFYWLLSTLSLINFFIYLFVAKRYKYRPQNPVEDSNENSAKA